One Centroberyx gerrardi isolate f3 chromosome 6, fCenGer3.hap1.cur.20231027, whole genome shotgun sequence genomic region harbors:
- the LOC139929307 gene encoding zona pellucida sperm-binding protein 3-like codes for MGPSQLVAFAFLLACARLSEARSLGLKVPTYWGIDAQKPAEVEARAAAEPERVHSRWSAQQPGSFQSKQIQQAAQPFSWTFPADPVSETKVPVKFELRQPVAANSVALRCGESAIEVEVNQDLLGRGQLIKPEEITLGGCSATETDDFSHVLTFTSELHGCGSTVVMTENTVIYAFTLVYNPKALGKANIVRSRSAEIGIECHYPRKHSVSSNSLNPAWMSYKDTKMAEERLHFSLRLMSDDWTFERPSNKYVLGDVLNMEASVMAYKHAPIRVLADSCVATSEPDITSDPRYFFIKNHGCLVDAQRIGSKSQFMPQSQADKLQFQVETLRFGQQKTASIYITCQLKALPASSPVTIEHKACSFDKRWKAVGGEDQFCACCQSSCGMRKARDLTADAGLMELGTQRLLCTREREPRLVPSKQP; via the exons ATGGGGCCCAGTCAGCTTGTTGCGTTTGCGTTTCTGCTTGCGTGCGCCAGGCTTAGTGAGGCTCGATCCCTCGGTTTGAAAGTGCCAACCTACTGGGGAATCGATGCACAGAAGCCTGCTGAAGTGGAAGCTAGGGCAGCGGCGGAACCTGAGAGAGTCCACTCCAGGTGGTCTGCTCAACAGCCTGGCAGCTTCCAGTCAAAGCAGATTCAGCAAGCAGCTCAACCGTTCTCCTGGACATTCCCGGCAGATCCAGTGTCTGAGACCAAGGTTCCTGTCAAGTTTGAACTGCGGCAGCCAGTGGCGGCCAACAGTGTTGCTTTGCGGTGTGGGGAAAGTGCCATCGAAGTGGAAGTCAATCAGGATCTACTAGGTCGTGGCCAGCTGATAAAACCAGAAGAAATCACACTTGGTGGTTGTTCAGCCACCGAGACGGACGACTTCTCTCATGTGCTGACTTTCACATCCGAGTTGCAcggctgtggtagcacagttgTG aTGACGGAGAATACAGTCATTTATGCTTTCACACTGGTCTACAACCCCAAAGCGCTTGGCAAAGCCAATATCGTACGGAGTAGGAGTGCTGAGATCGGAATTGAGTGCCACTATCCAAG GAAGCACAGTGTGAGCAGCAATTCTCTAAATCCTGCCTGGATGTCCTACAAAGATACCAAGATGGCTGAGGAACGGCTCCATTTCTCTCTAAGACTCATGAGCG ATGACTGGACGTTTGAGAGGCCCTCCAACAAGTACGTCTTGGGAGATGTCCTTAACATGGAGGCATCAGTCATGGCATACAAACATGCACCCATCAGAGTCTTGGCGGACAGCTGTGTCGCCACCTCGGAGCCAGATATCACTTCTGACCCAAGATACTTTTTCATCAAGAACCATGG GTGTCTGGTTGATGCACAGCGCATAGGTTCCAAGTCCCAGTTCATGCCCCAGTCTCAGGCTGACAAACTCCAGTTTCAGGTAGAAACCTTGAGGTTCGGTCAGCAGAAGACTGCCTCG ATCTACATCACTTGCCAGTTGAAGGCCCTTCCAGCTTCCTCTCCAGTTACCATTGAGCATAAGGCGTGTTCCTTTGACAAGAG GTGGAAGGCAGTTGGTGGAGAGGACCAGTTTTGTGCCTGTTGTCAATCTAGCTGTGGGATGAGGAAGGCTAGAGACCTGACTGCAGATGCAG